Genomic window (Ctenopharyngodon idella isolate HZGC_01 chromosome 20, HZGC01, whole genome shotgun sequence):
aattCCTTCAGGATTATTTGAAAACTACAAGTATGTGTGTTTTAGAAGGGTTGGAACTAagctctgcaggactgtggccctCTAGGAgcgcagaacctgatttcaccaagtccaacatgttcctggatcaacatctttgttgatcctggaacaacattccattcaaccaatcagatttgagggacaagtttacagtttatgtcaagattaggcttacaaccagggttaggtgcttctacatcagtgttattcacctattatttccctctgattttagggataacttatgggttgggttaggtttaggggtagggatatggttagggCTACATTTTCAGAagggaatgttgttccaggatcaatgTGTCTATCTCGGCAAAATCAGAACGTGCGAGTTTGGCACCCCGACCATTATCTTTAGGACATACGCTAACTCTTTTGACTGCTATAAGACACGGATGTGTTTTCCCCTCTCATCACAGGAAGGTTCCATCACCCAGAGGTGTTGGGTCTGGTGAAGAGTTTGAATGAGGAAAGAGCTCGCCACATCGCTGCCAGAGGAGATGATACTGCTGAGAAGACCACTGACACAAGCTCTCacaccatagcaacaccatGATCACAATTCCTGTCAGGCACTGAAGCTACCTCCACACATCTGTGCACAAGAGTGTTTATTTAGTCGAGATATACTGTTTTATTATAATCTTATTTCATTGTACAGAAGCATGGTTTGTGGTTGTGTGATGGTCCTGTCCTGTTTGTTTGAATGTTCTGCAGGACATTATTTGTTTCCACGGTTGTaattttattgataaaaatcaatctttttattaaaaccaaataGGAGTATGTGAAACTGTTTTTCACCTTacaaaagttctttttttttatcagcattTTACTGCCTTCCTGTATTAcattctttaataaaaataatgttttatgacCACTGAACCTGATTTTACTTTGTTAAATGCATCAAAACACAAGGGAACTCTAACTATAGCTTTTCAAACACATATTCAGTTCTGCAATACTGAAATTTTGACTGAGCAAGTGGAAAGCAAAGCATAAAGCAACAAAAAAAGTGAATTGAAGGTCAAATTTTTGACAGACTTCTCCACACTTTACTGTCTTAATAATGATGAAGGAACAATAAAATTAATCTTCATGTTATGGTTTATAATTACAGTTCAGTTCACCTTTATTTCACAACTGATGAGTCGggactttgtaactttgcaaaaAACGTTTAATGACTAACGTTATTAATGAATGCAACTCAACACTGAGTGCGCATTTAAAGAAAGATTTCAGTTATGAAATCCTTTTCCTTAAAACAACAATTGACTTAAAAGtcaattttaaatatgtaaagcTGCAACAAATTTTACACAAAatgtatgaagaaaaaaaaaaacaggacatAATGCTATACATTTTTGGTCAGTGACAATTATTGTTACCAATACTTAATTTACAACAGGCATGTTAGACAGACTAATAAACTgcagtaaaatcagtaaatcCATGTTCTATAATTAGCTGTTTACATTTGTTATCAGCAAACATGTGCTCTAGTTGTGGGATATACAGCAGGAATAGGAGCATTAACAGATTTATGACAGGAAAAAAGCAAGTAACATCCATTTTGTTAAACATTCTTTCAAGTAATTCTCTTAGGATTGGATATGCAGCCATTACATTTGGTCCTGGAAATGTATCATGCTTTGTTACTGTTAACACAAAGTTGAGTTagtataaataacaataaagtaACGCAGGACTACACCAAAGGCAGTCTCCTcgaaatatatacatattttgaagaaaagttAAAGAATAAACATGCTCCACTTTGTTGTTTTCCGTCCGTACAAAATATTTTGGACCGATAATCCACCAGTACACATCTGAAAGGCATGTGTCTTGGCCCCCCGTGCAATTCTCACTGTGGTCTCCAGACCACTAGGGGGCATCAGAGTTCCACCTGTAGACCATTAACACCTTCAGCATGAGCGCTCGCTGCTCTCGTTTACGTTGTTAGTAGGGGTGTCCTGGGCACTGGCGTGGGCTGCTGATGACAGGACCTCTTCAAAACTGCCTGCACCTCCCGTTCCTCCAACCTTTGACTGCTCACAACACAAAACTCTCATAACATTGGATGGTTTGTTGACATCCATACAGTGAAGTTGAAAACTCCCAATGATAAGCTGATCAATTATTAACAGCACTGAACTAAGGGACAAGGTTAGTGTTTGACCACTAATAAGGTAATTTTATGTCAGGCTTACCTTAATGTTTGAAACTGTGCTTTCAACTTTCTCCTCAAAGGACTTGAAACTAGGTGAGTTCCTGTGGAATAAAGACAACTTTGTTTTATGCATTTCACTAAACCTAATCTAACTCTAAACTTGGTCCATTCAATAGGAGTCCTAACATCTCTGCTGGTTTTTTAGGTTTTTGTTGTGTAATGAAAAAGTAATACCATTACTTATAGTTTTTAATGCAACAAAACCACAACTGTTTATAAATCTGACACACTAACACAACCTGTAGTGtactgttttatatgtaatatatggtgtcacatgcatttttgtgttgtttgtatcataaaacatcacatttatggattcttttattaaaagggttagttcacccaaaaatgaaaattttcctatcatttactcaccctcaagccatcctaggtgtatatgactttcttttttcagccaaacacaatcagagttatattaaaaattatcctggctcttccaggctttataatgggagtgaatggtaccctagattttgaagcccaaaaaagcgcatccatacATCATAAAAGTTATCCATACGGGTtaataataaaggccttctaaagtgaagtgatgcatttttgtaagaaaaatattcatatttataactttataaactataatcactggcttctggtaatgagggtgaactaaccctttaaatgccaTATAATAACAAACATGCAAATCAAGCTGTCTTACAGATTTACCTCATTGCAGGCATGCTCATTGAATGGCGTATAGAATAGCTGTCCCATGAAAGCATGGCCAAGCAAGAGAGAGGTTCAATCATCATCATGGACAAAGAAATGCATTGCAAATAAGACACATAAAATGCTAATAGTCAAATGGTTATAATTCTAGTTATACAGTATTTAAGTGTAGCCTGCAGCAGTAGATTTCACTACATCTACActactgttgaaaagtttgaggttgatgatattttaaaaaaattattcctgtgatgacaaagctgaattttcagcatcattactccagtcttcagtgtcacatgatccttcagaaatcattgtaattggctgatttggtgctcaagaaacatttcttattatcatcaatgttgaaaacagttgattgcttaatatttttgtgttaacttttttttttttacagaattctcTAATGAATAGCATGTTCAaaaagcattcatttgaaatatacatcttttgtaacattatagatGTATTTACTGTGACTTTgtatcagtttaatgcatcctttctgaataaaattattaatttctttcaaaaataaaatcttactgaccccaaacttttgaacgggagTGCACAAACCAGTGACTTTTCAATGGACCATATAACTATCCCATATAGGCATAGATTCCTGTTATAGCTATACTGGAAGGAAGGTGGAAGGTGGAAGAAAGGGGTTGCTATTTCTTTCATAAACTATATATCAAATCAGAGTATTACATGCAttatttgtcaaaaatgtttCACAATGAAAAGCAACAGATGCTGATCTAGTAAACAATGGAATATAGGCCCCTGGTATTAAGATCATTTTGgttgatcagatcacaagtggactacactaaatacaggtgtaaacggggtgtaaaatgttttgagcttgtaccacctccagaggtagttgaaaacgtATTCGACCAGATTGCTAGATGTGGTCGAGtgcgttcgaacagccacaaaagaccacctactctccgcctactgacttaatgtataaacattatgggaagcacgctGACCAGATGGgattaaactttgttggctggagacccaagtttggtttgaagacgaaaaacgtaccaagcgcaatgttctctcaccattcctgatttctaacacgcatTCACAGCATTCGGTGTGGtcttgtggctgtcagagcagaaacgaaagttGATGCTCTCTATGTTTTTCCGTCTGGgagcgttcatatgtaaattgcaagagcttattttgtccatttagatcgaaagatctgtaaaaacccatacatttacccacccatggACCCTCCCCTCGAATAAATCAGGACAAAAggggttgaaagtggacaaaagagacagattaaaacaccaggtgtaaacgggaatgtgtctccctcgttcacttgtgatctgatcgaccaaaatgcatcttaataccaggtggaaacaggaccATAGTCAATGTGCAAGGACAGAGAAATTCTACATTGATTTGAAGGTGCattgctgaaaataaaataagaccTGCTTATAATGCCATAGTCTGAGACAATAAACCATTTCAGATCTCATATTATCTAAAGAGTTTATGACTCCACACAATATTAGAATCAATGTTAGGCTGACACTCATTGAAACTGTattgaaatattcattttaactgCTCAGATATTTGAATATCTCTTCACACCCATATTGATTATTTATGGAAGCACTGTGTCTGAGTCCTTTCTAAGTCAGATTTAGTTTCAGCACCATAACTGTTCTCATGCATCATGCAGATGCTAAAAGAAAGCAGCTATCATTAATCTCTATCTGGAATCTATGAACACAATATCTTACCCAATAGAATTTGACCTTTGGTGCGCATCAGAGATAGGGAAAGaacattgtaaattattttgctGACAGATTATAGGCCATGCAAAAACATTTTGGTCATATGAGACTCAAAACATAGTTTGAGGACaaataaaatgcatgcagttatCAAGTTAAGAACAACTATACTGGCAGAACTTTTAGGTCAATTCATTGGGCATAAAATCAGAGAAATGATGCTTGACCTCTTCTCAGACCTAACTTTTAGCCAACTGGTGTTAAGTACATTTTTAGTTAGTGCATGAAGTCAGTTTCCCTTAGGTTCACACACATTACAAAtactttttgtcttcattttgaacAATTGTTTTTTCATGGGAAACCTTGTGAAAGGTTTTGCTTTAAAAGTGTGCATCTAATGCAATggcattcatacatttttaagtccaaatactttttaagGGCCACTGTATATTAAATTTGCTAATGAactttaaatggttagttcacccaaaaatgaaaattttatcattaattactcaccctcatgtctttccacccccgtaagaccttcattcatcttcagaacacaaattaagatatttttgataaaatccgatggctcagtgaggtctccattgcaagcaagacaattaacattttcaatgcccaaaaaggtactaaagatatatttaaaacagttcatgtgactacagtggttcaaacgtaatgttatgaagcgacgagaatactttttgcgtgccaaaaaaccccaaaataacgactttattcaacaatgtctagtgatgggcgatttcaacacactgcttcatgaaactgaaactgccaaagtcacgccccccagtagTGAACCATTGTAATttctaaacacttatgatgcaacgaagcctcgtttactgaaatcacgtgactttggcagtttgatacatgctccgaaccactgattcgaaacaaaagattcgtaaagcttcatgatttgtttttttggcacacaaaaagtattctcatcacttcataacattacgtttgaaccactgtagtcacatgaactgttttaaatatgtctttagtagctttctgggcattgaaagtgttaattatcttggcaatgcaggcctcactaagccatcggattttatcaaaaatatcttaatttgtgttccaaagatgaatgaaggttttacaggtgtggaacagcatgagggtgattaattaatgacagaattttcatttttgggtgaactaaccctttagccCTTCCCAAATACTGCCATTTTGGGACTGATGCAGTAGGCTGTACATAGCACTCaggacacacacagagaaattGCACAACAGTTACAATAAGatcattatttaaacaaaaaaggcAATTTTTGAAGTATAAGATATTGATGAACTCCTGAGAAGTAAAAAGCATTACTTGTCATATTAGTTCCATACAGTATGAACTGTAATCATGTGCTCTGCTGCTATAGGAGCCGATGAGCATGCAAGGCTACACATTGTTCTTTGGATGTTCACTGCAAACATGAGGTAGAAAACCCCCAGACACATGCAGAGAGACAGCGTCACACACTGGCAACCAAACACACATACCTCCTGGGATACAGTACCTGAAGGCCAAACATGCtgaagtaaaataaagtaatgaGGTGTTGGATCTACAGTAAAATCAACACTACTTAGCTAAAGCAAAGTCAGGAGTGAGTGGTAAATTAGAACTGGGCATCATGCATAGATTTTCATTATTGCATCTCTAATTCAttgattaataaaacattgtctTAAAACACACTAATAAGAGCATAAAACATAATGGATATCCTATAACACTTATGCAAAGTTCTTATATTTTGGCAATTtttaatctatatttttgacTTGTCTACCAGGAAAAATacctaaacatccttaaaacaagaaacatttcatttgagaagcactaatatatatatatatatatatatatatatatataaaaaactacATATGCTGTATGTGAATAAATACGTGCatacatattaatatatgaTTAGACATTAGGAAAAATATAAATGCACAACATATGTTCTGACAACATTTTGTATATTACAAAATGTTGCTTCTCAATATCTTGTTTTaggaatatatatttattaagaaaaaaataggtAATATACTGATTTTCTGCAGTGTTTAGGATGGCCATCTGTAAAGCATGACCATTATTAAATAACTCAAACTGTCAACAGTCAATCATTTATCACCCTATGACACTTCTGAAAGCATCCATTGTCACAGAAAGTCTCAACTGTCCAGGAGCCAGTGAAGAGGAGCCGATAAATTCTTCATGCCATCACGAGCTCTTATTTCTCTGCCAGCTGGAACTGCCCCCAATCTGGCCCACAGAAAGCTGCTTAAATGAGGCTTACATAACACAAACATGCCTCTCAAACAGACTGTCTGAGGTAAACGCCTCAAGACCACTGCCATTTCACTGCCATTTCACATACACAGCATGTAAACTAAGCATTTGTGGGAGATCCctgcagaaaagaaaaaacaggaaatgatggGACAGCAGAAAGAGGGGGAAGTGACATTGTACCTCATATCCCCAAACTTCCTGGTGATGGCAGTGCCCAGGTTACTGAAGGCAGCTGAGGTCCGCTGTCCTGCCGTGGTCAGGGTCTCAGATGTCTTTTTGTATCTGCCAGAACAGcacaataaataacaaatattgtcattgataaataaagtttgtaaacatttagaacatatttctgaaatCTGATATACCCTTTTCTAGAAATCCTTCTTTAATCCAcaacacaaacatttattttttaaaacgttACAAAGTTTAAAACACACTACATAGCAGAAATGAccccatatacagtatatggtaTATATACTCAGAAAGAAAAGAAGATTTTAatgataattttgtaaaatccaAATAAGCTTTACAGATCTTTTTTGGAAAgggtttaaacaatgttttttatgCTTGTTTAATGAACCAAAAACAATTATTGCACATGCACCTGTGGAACAGTCCTTAAGacacttttttaaaacagtttacagGTAGTAGACAATTAAAGTCACAGTTCCAGTAACTTAGGCAATGTCTACATTAATCTGGATACATTTGAATCAGTGTTTTCGTTTCAAAATGCTCCCCATCCACACTAGCGTTTTCAATTGTTTTCTAAATGCTGCTCATCCACACTGAAACATCTGAATATGCTTAAATCACCTTTAAACGTAATAAAAGCTCACAAGATGATACCGAGAGAGGAGACATAATAAAGTTCTCACACTATTCTTCTGGCACAATcagtttattaacaaaataaaccaTTCACTGTTGTGCCCAAGACGCAAttgtcacaaaaacacaattgtCATCATGTTTTGCCGCAGGACAGCAATTGCGAGTAAATTTTCTGTCatctttgcagaaatgtaatataaagATTCTACAAAGGAACATTTATCTTTAGCAAAACTATGAAAGTAAATAGCAGGCACAACAATCATAGATAGTATTGGTACAATATGCGTCAAATGACTAAACATACATCATCGTTTCAAATACCTCTGTTTTCACTGTCCACACTACAGTGTAAAAACTGTGTTTTCAAATTTATCCACTTGGGAGAGCATTTTCAAAAAGCTCCGTctttgttgaaaaaaatgccGTCTCAGTGTGGACTTAGCCATAACGGAGAGAAAAGATgcattttcaaacaaaaatgcaTTAGTGTGGACGAGGCCTTAGGACACTAAAGAGACCTTTCTACTGACTCTGAAAAACACCAAGAGAAAGATACCCCGATCATATGCGTGAACATGCCATGAGGACTGCAGATGTGGCCAGAGCAATAAACTGTAATGTCTGTCAGTGCTACAGGGAGACAGAAAGGACAGCTGATTGTCCTCACAGTGCCAAATCACATGTAACCATATGTTCCCCCAGACATGTTCGAGAACTTGCAGAATGAGCTGTTTGTCAAATGTATGTTAAATTTGTTCAGTTTAAATCTCAGTTGTTGAAACTTTTTATGCTCATACTAATTTTTGCACATTAAGAAGTTTGCTGGGAAAAAAGCAGTTGAAAGTGGGaggacattttgttttttgctagtaTATATATGGTTAAATCTTTAGTGTATGTTACAGTGCTTTaaacatgacattaaaatattaaaaatgcctGAGACTGGAGAACGAGAACAAACTTAAAACCAAGTACAGACACAAAAGGTGACTTTTCTGAATTGTAGGCAGGAAGAACTTCACTTCACTTTTTCTGTGATGTCGTacaaaacaggaagaaatgctGATTCAATCCAGAGAATATAATAAGAGTGTCTACAAAGGAAACAATAGGATCATAATGAGATTTAATCACCAGAAAATAAcaattatacatttacataaatttGTATGCTTAAATATATGTATGGTAAAAGGACTTCCCAATGGCCCGGGGCCAGCATGAACGACGCTCAGGACAGTTGAATGAATAACTCTTGTAACTTTATTAaagattaatctgtatttaatttatacagtgaagactatgcagcgttattttacatttgattactttattcaatttctgtacctgaaaaccacTGTTAGGccaacctgaaaagcactgattatttatttgtgttaattgttaattaacacaaataaatttaattgtttatttgtgctattgcctGTAATTTGATTATATACTAACTGTCTGACTGtaatactatttaaaaatgtatattagttaggctagttgtttttgctgtggtatcaaaatgtcaaaatttggtgttataacattatttattaaagttacatgggtcaaaaacaataaaacaataacttttttattgtatttatgtattactttttttgtggtggggccaGGGAAAATTTTGTCACggtcagcagaaaaaaaatcccttaGCCCTCATTGCTTTTTCATAAATGTTCAAATGTCTGTTTGAGAGGTCCATCACATTTTAGACAGCAAGTTAATCTAAACCAGTAAACTGAAATTACAAAATCCTTTTGACCCAAGAGCTCTACAACTGTCAGAACAAAACTCccacatttaataacattttacacATACAGTATCCAAACGTGGCACATTCCGATCAGTCACAAGACTTTAAAAGTCTACAAaaatcacacaaagctattgtacgACTTCAGAAGACTATAGTTCAGAAGTCTAGATTAGATCTATAGTGACgttatgttgtttatttgtcatttttggaggtTGATCATCCCCATTTACCTTCACTTATGGAAAGTGCAGCGTGAACATTGTGCGAAAAAACTATTGTGTTCTATGGAAGACGGAAAGTATGACAGGTTaggaatgacatgatggtgaataaatgattaaaGAATGTTCATGAACTAGTCGTGCTACAAGGTACATTTCACAGCCCAATTATGTGAAATGAATTACGTTGTGGAATTACATGCTTTGTATCATAGCACATCTAGACTGACCCGAGAACAGTCTAGGAGCTGGAAATCTAGTCATTTGTAGAGTCACTCAGGCTAACACAGGAATCAACCATATCAGTCAGAAGATGCCATCTGATCGGTTTGTCCCTCTCAGCCCACAACCTCCTTGCCATGGCAACTGCGACATGAGAAGGGCTATTCATTTGAGATGCTAGTTACCATGTCACTGTAGTAACTTAATGACCAGATGAACATGGGAACATAATCAAAGCCAGACAGACTTATTATCAAATAAACATATCCTTTCTAATGATTATAATGTTAAACAGTAATACTAAAAAGAAAGTTAAAGTGTCAATACTAGCGAAAGTTAATTCGGGGGATTTAGAATGTTAGTTTATAGAATTGTACATTTAATAATTCTATAAGCAAACGTTCTATCTCAGATTTGATTttcaaaaaatgacatttcatcAAGTCAATCCACCATATCTAACAAGAATGACAACAATCTCAGAaccatttcacaaaaaaaatgtaataataataataattttaaaacaataaggGCATAAATTATACACTTAATGATCATGCACTCTCATACACATTACTGACCTAAATATGAAATGACGTCTATATTTACTCACCCATAAAGTCATTCCAAACCAACTTTGTGAAGATTTTTCCATACAGTGACCAACCTGCCAAGCCCAAGCATTTGTTAAATTTGGTTTAGTAGTATTGCTGTATTGTTTTCTTCCTTAGATTAATTGTTTCTTCTTGTATTATTgtcatttgtaagttgctttagggaaaaagtgtctgctaaatgaatacatgtacaATAAGTAGCAGTTCTTCTGATAGCATAAATTCACAATCTTTGCTTATGAATGGTTTCTCTTCATCATGCTTGTAATCTGTGTATTAATCTATGCAAAAACAGAATAGCTGTTATTCCTGAGGCTAGTGATAGTAGACAGTTATGCACAACATTATGATACTTCATGAGTCATAATGAGATGTGATTTTATTTAAGTAAGCCTCACTATTTCCCTTTCATTGACAATAATAGGCCATTTGTCCATGTCTATGTTCAGTGTGTGTACGTATAAAGTGAAAGAGAGATGTGCAGCAAGCCTTGTAGCAATGACGTTATTATCATGCAAATGAGGTGTGTGCCTCAGAACGGCACTGTCTGTGTAAGTGAATGTGAATTGAAGCAGATATGGATCACACCATGATTGCAATAACCTAAAT
Coding sequences:
- the tpd52l1 gene encoding tumor protein D53 isoform X3 produces the protein MVSEVDLNNTVTEEEREEMENELTKLEEEINTLKQVLASKEKRHLELKQKLGITPLSELRQNFSKSWYDMQTSTAYKKTSETLTTAGQRTSAAFSNLGTAITRKFGDMSYSIRHSMSMPAMRNSPSFKSFEEKVESTVSNIKSKVGGTGGAGSFEEVLSSAAHASAQDTPTNNVNESSERSC
- the tpd52l1 gene encoding tumor protein D53 isoform X1, with the translated sequence MEPRQQGLLDKEPLKEVDEDMVSEVDLNNTVTEEEREEMENELTKLEEEINTLKQVLASKEKRHLELKQKLGITPLSELRQNFSKSWYDMQTSTAYKKTSETLTTAGQRTSAAFSNLGTAITRKFGDMSYSIRHSMSMPAMRNSPSFKSFEEKVESTVSNIKSKVGGTGGAGSFEEVLSSAAHASAQDTPTNNVNESSERSC
- the tpd52l1 gene encoding tumor protein D53 isoform X2, translating into MEPRQQGLLDKEPLKEVDEDMVSEVDLNNTVTEEEREEMENELTKLEEEINTLKQVLASKEKRHLELKQKLGITPLSELRQNFSKSWYDMQTSTAYKKTSETLTTAGQRTSAAFSNLGTAITRKFGDMRNSPSFKSFEEKVESTVSNIKSKVGGTGGAGSFEEVLSSAAHASAQDTPTNNVNESSERSC